AAAAGTAGCGGTCTTTCAAGGTGAACACGTGTCCCTCGGGAGAGAGTACCTTTCCTGCCCCCAAAAGCTGGCCTGTGTTAACTTTTTGTTCACATTTCTGTGTTAGAATAACAATATGCTCAACCTTGACAGGCAAAATGAGGGGTCGCTACAATAAGTAAAGATGTACCACACAAGGTGTGGTAGGCGGGGAGGTACCGATCGGTGGGTGACTCAGATTATCTACTACTGAACCACAAAGCCGAAGAAGGTCGTGTGATGGTAAACCGGGTGTTGGAGCAGTTCCATCAAGTGATCGTGGGACAAGACTACCTGGTGGAAAGGCTGCTCATTGGGCTTTTGGCTAACGGTCACGTGCTTTTGGAGGGGGTACCGGGTCTGGCCAAGACCTTGGCGGTTCGCACTTTAGCGGCCTCCATCGCCGCGCGTTTTCAAAGAATACAGTTTACACCGGATCTGTTGCCTGCGGACCTGTTAGGAACGCAGATCTATAACCCCCAGACCGGGGAATTCACCACTCGGAAGGGTCCGATCTTTGCTAACATTATCTTGGCTGATGAGATCAACCGAGCGCCGGCCAAGGTACAAAGCGCCCTCCTGGAGGCGATGCAGGAACGCCAGGTGACCATTGGGGAGCAGACCTTCCCTTTGGAGGAGCCCTTCTTAGTGCTGGCCACCCAAAATCCCATCGAGCAGGAGGGAACCTATCCACTGCCGGAGGCCCAAGTGGACCGGTTCATGCTGAAGTTGCAGGTGGGTTATCCCACTAAGGATGAGGAGAAGGAGATCCTGGAGCGGCAGGCCAAAACCAATCCGCAACTGGAGGTCCATCCGGTGGTGCGGCCGGTGGATATCCTCGAAGCCAGGACTGCTGTGGACGAAATCTATGTGGATCCGAAGGTGAAGGATTATATCGTTGATTTGGTGTTTGCCACCCGGGAACCGGAGGAGTATGGTTTGGCTCACCTCAGAGAGTACATTCAGTGGGGAGCATCACCCCGGGCCACCATCTGCCTGACCCTAGCGGCCAAGGCCCATGCCTTTATCAAGGGTCGGGGCTATGTGACCCCCCACGATGTGAAGTCCGTGAGCCGGGATGTGTTACGGCATCGGATTATGCTCAGCTACGAGGCGGAGGCCGAGGAGATCACCGTGGAAGAAGTGATCAATCAGATTCTTGACGAAGTTCCTGTTCCCTAGGTGGAGGCGGTGAGATGCTACCAAAGGAGTTGGTACGCAAACTAAGAAGGATTCAGATTTATACCGATCGCCTGGTGGACGAGGCATTGGCGGGCCAATATGCCAGTGCCTTCAAAGGTACTGGTATGGATTTTGCCGAGGTAAGGCAGTATCAGCCTGGTGATGAGGTGCGGCGCATCGACTGGAACGTGACGGCCCGCATGGGGACCCCCTACGTCAAGACCTATGAGGAAGAGCGGGAACTGACGGTGCTGTTGCTGGTGGACCTCAGTGCCTCCACCAAGTTCGGCACTAAAGAGCAGCTGAAGTCGGAACTTATCGCCGAATTCTGTGCCGTCTTGGGCTTTTCCGCCCTGAAGAACAACGATCGGGTGGGCATGGGGATCTTTACGGACCGTATGGAATTGTTTGTGCCCCCCAAGAAGGGCCGGCGCCATGTGCTGCGCCTCATCAGGGAAGTTCTATACTTTCAAAGTGATCGGAAAGGTACCGATCTGGAGCAGGCCCTCTCCTTTGTGAACCGGGTGCTCACCCGCCGGGCCGTCGTCTTTCTCATCTCCGACTTCGAAGATACTGGCTATGAGCGGACCCTAAAGGTGGCACAACGGCGCCACGATATTATCGCGGTACGGGTGCTAGATCAGCGGGAACGATCAATACCGAAGCTAGGACTCGTTTCTTTTGTCGATCCTGAAACGGGGGAGCATTTGGTGGTGGATACCACAAGTCCCCAGGTGCGTCGTCGCCTAGAACAGCTTCTCCGGGACCATCATCAGGCCCAGAAGGACATTTTCAAAGCTACCCGGACCGACTGGATCGACATTACTCCTGGTCAAGACTACATTCCAGTACTCCGTTCCTTTTTTGCCGCCCGCAAGCGGAAGATGTCCCGCAGGTAACCGGAGGATGACCATGACTATTCTGAAGATTTGCTTAACGCTGTGTTTAATCCTGTTCGGGTCCACCTTTGCCCATGGGGAGGCGGTGGAGGTTCAGTGTTCCCTCAGCCCGGAAAGCGGGTTCATTGGGGACCTGTTTACCTACGAAGTGGTGTTGCCCCGGGGCAAGGGATATACCCTAGAAGCTCCGGAGTTTCCTCCGGACTTGGAGCAGGTGGAAGTGACGCTGACCGAGGAGGGGGAAACCCTTCGCTATACCTATGTACTGCGTAGTTTCACCCCGGGCCAGTATTTTATCGAGCCTCCCCGGGTGGTGACACCGGAGGGCGAGATTGTGGATACCGTAGGAACCCCGGTGGTGGTGAAGGTGGAAAGCTTGCTTACGGAAGACATCCAAGATATCCAGGGATTAAAGCCCTTGGGGAAGCAGGGATTTGCCCGCAGCAGGTTCATGATGATCTCTTTGGGCCTTCTGACTATCTTGCTGGGTTTAGGTGGGTTTCTTTGGTTGCGACGGCCCGCAGCTACGGTGACGGAGCCTGTACCTGTGCCGGCCCATGTGTTGGCCTACCGGATCCTTGATGAGCTAGGGAGCTTGGAGTTGATCAGGCAGGGGCGGATCCAGGAGTATTACGTGCGTCTTTCCAATTGCCTGCGGTCATATGTGGAAAAAAGGTTTAACGTGCGGGCCTTGGAGATGACCACCGAGGAGTTCTTGGCCAGTTTGCAGGGGGTAACTTTTCTGGAACGGAACCAAAAAAGGACGGTGGATGCCTTCCTCCGGCATTGTGACCTGGTGAAATTTGCCGGTTACCGGCCCGACGAGGCCGAGGCCCTTAGGGCCTATGAGTTGTGTAAAGCATTTGTGGATGAGACAAGGGATGAGACCAGTGTTGTTTAAAGATCCATATTTCTTGTTGCTCCTTGGGTTCATTCCGCTGCTGGTGTTGCCGAAAAGAAGGCCCCAGGCCCTTCCCTTTCCCGCCTTTGGTTGTCTGAAAGGGGCGGGGGGTTCCTGGCGAACCAGGCTGATCAAGCTACCCGTGCTTCTGCGGATCGGTGCCTTGGTGCTCTTTGTGCTGGCCTTGGCTAACCCGGTGCGTACCCTCCGGACCATCCGCTACGGGGAAGGGTTAGATGTGATTCTTGCCATCGACGTTTCCACCAGTATGTTGGCGGAAGACTTCACGGTGGGAAACCAGCGCCAGAACCGCCTGGAGGTGGTGAAAATGGTGGTGGCGGATTTCGTTCGAAAAAGGCAGGATGACCGGATTGGTGTGGTGGTTTTTGGGAAGGATCCCTATACCCTTTCACCCCTCACTTGGGACCGGCAATGGCTGACCCAACAGCTGCAACGGGTGGAGATTGGGATGGTGGAGGATGGTACCGCCATCGGGGCGGCCATCGTGGCGGCGGCCAACCGCCTGAAGGATTCCCCCGCGGAAGAGAAGGTGATCATCCTCCTCACCGATGGGGTGAACAATGTGACTACGGTGGAACCTGCTTTGGCTGCACAGACTGCTGCCGCGCTGGGGATACGGATCTATACCATCGGGGTGGGCAGTCTGGGGCCGGTGCCCTATCCCACCACCGACGCCTTTGGTCGCACCCGGTATGTGAGTGTGCAGATCAATCTGGATGAGGATCTACTAAGACACATTGCAGAGGTTACGGGCGGCCAGTATTACTTCGCCGCCAATACCGAAGAGTTGCAGGAAATCTATGAGGAGATCGACCGCTTAGAGCAAACCCCCATGGAGATTCCAGAGTATCAGATCCAGGCGCCCCTTTATCTGTATTTCCTGTTAGGGGGACTGGTACTTTTGTTGCTGGAGATCCTGTTGAGAGAGACTTGGTTAAGGAGAATTCCATGAAGATGGCATATCCTTGGTTATTGCACCTGTTTTGGCTGATACCAGGACTGACTCTTCTTTATTATGCCGCTGGGAAGAGCCGGAAGCGACAGTTGGCCCTGTTCGGGGAACTGGAGCTTCTTTCCCGAAGCAGTATTGACCTAGGACAGCGTCGGTTCCGGACCACTGCGGTCTTGGTGGTCTTGGGTGTCTTCTTTCTGGTTCTGGCGGCCATCGGTCCCTTGGTTGGTAGCCGTCCCCGCCCGGTGGGCCATGGACTTGACCTGGTCATTGCGCTGGATGTATCTAAGAGTATGTTGGCTCAGGATCTGAAGCCGAACCGGATCGAGCGTGCGAAACTGGCCATCCAAGAACTGATCTTGCAACTGGACGGGGACGCGGTGGGTCTGGTGGTCTTTGCAGGTACAGGATTTGTGCAGGCGCCCCTCACCCGGGACTATGATGCCTTGCTGGCACTTTTGCAACGGATCGATACGGATATGGTGCCCGTGGGTGGAACCAACCTCCAGCAGGCCATTGAGAAGGCCCGGGAGGCCTTCCGGTATGGTTCCGGAGATAAGCAAGTGCTGATTATCGTCTCTGACGGGGAAAACCATGTGGGGGAACCGGTGGCGGCGGCGAAAGAGGCTGCCGCGGAGGGGATCCAGGTGTTTACCCTGGGGGTAGGTACCCCCGAAGGGGAGCTCATCCCCATCGAGGAGCAGGGTGTTGTTACCTACCTGAAGGACAGCACTGGCCGGATTGTCCGGACCAGGCTTGACGAAGAGACCCTGCAGGCGGTGGCCACGGCCGGTGGTGGTCAATACTACCATGCGCTACGGGGGGATTTCGGCCTGATGCGCATCTACGAGGAACAGGTGAAGGCCCAGCGGGAACAGGGGGGCCCTGAGACCATGGAACCCATCAACCGCTATCAGATACCCTTGCTTGTGGCCGTCCTGCTTTTGGGGCTCGAAGTTATGGTGGCAAAGGGAAGGCGATGACGGTGAGGAAAGCAGCTTGGCTGGTGTTGGTAGTGCTGTGCCTTGTGGGGGGAGTACTCATCTATTGGGGGCTCCGTCCGCCGGAGCAAGTGCGCTTTGACCAGGGAGTGAGGGCCTATGAGGCCGGCGATTACTCCCAGGCACTCCATCACTGGCAAGAATCCCTGATCGATCAACCGGGGGATCCGGTGTTGTATTATAATATCGGTAACGCCCATTACCAGCAGGAGGCCTACGACGAGGCGGCCCGGTTCTACAGTGAGACCCCAGACGAGGGCCGGGTGGAGCAGTGGCGGAAATATAACCTAGGAAATGCCCTATACCGGTTGGGTGAGACGAATCCCTCGGTGAAGCTGGAGCGATTTGCCGAGGCCTTGGAATGGTATAAGGCGGCTATCATCGATGATCCGGGGGATCTCGATGCCAAGATTAACTATGAGTTCGTGAAAAAGCAGTTGGAGGAGGAGGCCAGCAATCAAGGGGATAATTCCCAAGATGATGGGGAAGATCCCCAGGAGGAGGAGCAGGACCAGGAGGGGACCGATGAGGTCCAGGAACCAGCAAGTTCATCCCAAAGCCAACCGCAGGATTTTGGGGACACCGACGAGTTGACCTATGAAGAAGCTTTAAGGCTTTTGGAGTTTTTGAGTGTTCCCGAAGGGGAAATCAGGAGTGAGCCACAGCAGAATTGGACAGAATCGCAGACAGAGTACTATTGGTGAGGACAGGAGGGGATTGTGGTGCGCCGGGTGATTTGGGTTGTGGCCTTAGTCTTGCTGCTTAATGCCACGGTGGCAGCCCAGGAGATCGAACTTCTGGTGGATAAATTGGAGATTACACTGTATGATACCCTGCGGCTCGTGGTGCGGGTGCCCGGGTCCAACACCCAACCTAAGCTTTCCCTGCCCGAATGGACGGTGAGCTATCTAGGCTCCGCCTACCGGATGACGTCCATTAACGGGGTGGTGGAACAGTATACCGAATACACTTACCAACTGGCTCCCAAGGAAACCGGTGTCTTCACCATCGGTCCCATCGAGGTGGTCCAAAACGGTCGAACCCTGAAATCGGGGACCGTGGTGATCAAAGTGGTGGAAGGGACGGTGCAACCCCATCCAGATATTTTCCTCACGCTGGAATTGCCCAAGGAACGGGTCTACGTCTATGAACAGGTCCCCTTGACCTTACACCTGTACACGCGGCTGCAGACCGAAAACCTTCAGTGGCCCCAGATCGAAGGGGAAGGATTCGTGCTGGGCCAATTCCAAGATCCCACGGTCCGCACCGAGACGATCAACGGACGAACCTTTCAGGTGGTTTCCTTTGAGACGACAGTGACCTTTATCAAGTCAGGAAAGCAGTCCCTAGGACCCGCCCGAATCCGGTGCGAGATCCTGGAGGAAACCCCCAGCCGCAGCCTTTTTCCCGGCTTTTTCCCCACTTACGAGCGTCGGTCCTTCGTGGCAGTCAGTGAGGCGCTGACCATTGATGTCCTGCCGGTACCTTCTCCGGCTCCGGCGGGGTTTACAGGAGCAATTGGCCAGTTTACCGAACTCCATGTGGAGGTGGATCCCCGTAGTGGTGTAGTGGGAGATCCCTTGACCGTAACTTTCCAGTTGGTGGGGACAGGTACGGCCCAACCCAGTGATCTGCCCGCCTTCCAAAGTAGCGATGACCTCCAGGTGCATCCGGTGAATCTCCGGGAGAAGGATGATACCAGTTGGGTCTATGAGCAGGTGGTCATACCCAAGGCACCCCTCCAAGAGATTCCCAGTCTGACCTTCTGGTATTTTGATCCCCAGAGGGGGGAATACCGCAGTCTGTCCACGGCACCGGTGCCGCTGCAGCTGGTAGGTGAGCCCATCCTATCCCGGAACACCCGGACAGCTGCACCAGGGCCTGCTGTACCTCTGGGGGAAGATATTATGCATATCAAGGTATCCTTGGGAGAACTGCCCGGCTCCGGCACAGGCCTGTGGGTGGTGGCGGCTTCATGGACCCTGGTGGTGGGAGGGATTAGCCTGGGACGTCACCTGAGACAACGGCCAAGACAACCGAAGGTGAAGCCTGGTCCCGATGCACTGCAGCAGTTGTCCGCCTTGGAGCAGCAGGCTGACCCAGGGGAGATCCTACCGGTCCTCCAAAGCTATCTGCAGGCGAAATTTGGACTTTCGACCCCTAGTTTAACGGCGGATCAGATCCCGGCCCTTTTCGGTGCCCAGTTGGAGCCAGAGCTCGTGGCGCGGCTACAGGAGCTATGGGGGACCTTGGAGCAGATCCGCTATGCCCGGGAGAAGAGTAGGGATCAACAATTGTTCCTAATGGCTAAGGAGCTTGTGCGGGAACTGGAAAGGGTAGGTTGAGAGTCGTGGGTGTTGGGATTCTTGTACTGGTGTTGCTTATGGGCCTGGGGATGCCAGTTGCGGCCCAGGAACCGGAAGCGCTCTTTGTCTTGGCCAATGAGCGTTATTTGGCGGGGGACTATGCAGGGGCCATTGAGTACTACGAAGAGCTGGTGGACCTTTATCCCAGTGCCAATGTCTATTATAACCTGGGTAATGCCTATTACCGACAGGGTAAGCTGGGATATGCCATCCTCAATTACCAGCGGGCCCAGCGCCTGGCTCCCCGGGACCGGGATATCGCTCACAACCTGGAGTACTTACGATCCCAAGTCCCTGGGGAGCAGCGATGGGAATTTCGGCACCTTTTTGAACCCTTCACTTGGCGAGAACTGCAGGCGTTATTAGTGATAAGTTACCTGATGTTACTTACCGCTGGACTGTTGGTGCGCAAAAGGACAGCACCTTGGAAAGCGACCCTGGTGCTGACGGGGATGCTGCTGGTCTTCGCCGGGGCGGGGTTGTTGGTAAGGGGTCTAAGCTCCCCCTATGGAGTGGTGGTGGAGGAGGTTGCGGCCCGTTTTGCACCACAACTCCAAGGTACTGTTCATTTTTCCCTCCCCGAAGGGGCCCTGGTCTCCATCTTGGAAGAGCAGGGCGACTGGTATTTGATCAAACAACAAGACCAAAGACGGGGTTGGATACCGAAATCGGCTTGCGAGCTTCTTTAGGTGGCTGGTAACGCCAAAATCTCCCGGAGGATTTCCTCCCTGAACCGATCCAGTTGGGCGAAGTCCATGTGGGGGGCGTAATACCCTTCCAGGGTGCTGTGGTTTTGTTTTGCCCCTTGGATGCGCTGGATGGCCAGCTGTAGCATGCTTTGATAAGCCTCTTTGCTTTCTTGCGCGGCCTGGACTTCGTGGTCATCCAGGGGCCGCTGCAGAAAGTGGGTGGTATCGATTCGGTGGCCATGTTCAGGCTCGAAGACATGAGGGGGATGGGAGGTCACCACCGCAGTGTCTAGGGCCGGAATGAGCACATGCTCCAGCTTCTTTGGCTCCAGGGCACAGTGGTACACTTCATGGTCCAGCTGGTAAAGGGCAGCCAAGTCGACGATGTGGTTGAGGATTTCCTCCTGGCCTGTGCCCGGCGGACCGGTAATTACGTACAGTCTCCGGGCGGTCCCTACGATGCTAGACAAGTAGTTTACACAGCCCTGGGGGGTGATCCCACCGCCAAAGAAGTGACGCACCTTGCCCCTACCTGGGGTGTGGTCCTGGAAGATCTCTTCCCCCAGCTGGATCTTCGTTGCGACCAGTTTGCCCTGATCCACCAATGGTGTGTAGACAGCGGCCTGATCCTGCTTGAGGAGGGCTGCGGCCTGTAGATACCGGTAGGCGCTGGCGAAGGCCGCCGAAATCTGTTTTTTCAGGGCCATAATCTTTTCCCGGTGTACCCGGATCTTGTTTTCGTCCCAGAAGCGGCTGAAATCCAGAACCACCTCAAGGACCGCGGGATACTTGGGTTCCCGCTGATGGGGCGCGGTGCCATCCATTAGAGCCACCTTCAAGTGGGGAATGACCACCGCGTCGAGGGAGTTTTGATCCGAAGAACAGTGGTGAAATTCCACAGGGAAACCTCGGTTCAGAAAATACTCACCGATATGCCGCATATAGGTGGATTTACCCACCCCGGGTCCTCCTTTGAGGATATAGATCCTCTGGAAGGAATCATCGGCGATATAATCATAAAAAGA
The sequence above is drawn from the Bacillota bacterium genome and encodes:
- a CDS encoding MoxR family ATPase, with the protein product MVNRVLEQFHQVIVGQDYLVERLLIGLLANGHVLLEGVPGLAKTLAVRTLAASIAARFQRIQFTPDLLPADLLGTQIYNPQTGEFTTRKGPIFANIILADEINRAPAKVQSALLEAMQERQVTIGEQTFPLEEPFLVLATQNPIEQEGTYPLPEAQVDRFMLKLQVGYPTKDEEKEILERQAKTNPQLEVHPVVRPVDILEARTAVDEIYVDPKVKDYIVDLVFATREPEEYGLAHLREYIQWGASPRATICLTLAAKAHAFIKGRGYVTPHDVKSVSRDVLRHRIMLSYEAEAEEITVEEVINQILDEVPVP
- a CDS encoding DUF58 domain-containing protein, with the protein product MLPKELVRKLRRIQIYTDRLVDEALAGQYASAFKGTGMDFAEVRQYQPGDEVRRIDWNVTARMGTPYVKTYEEERELTVLLLVDLSASTKFGTKEQLKSELIAEFCAVLGFSALKNNDRVGMGIFTDRMELFVPPKKGRRHVLRLIREVLYFQSDRKGTDLEQALSFVNRVLTRRAVVFLISDFEDTGYERTLKVAQRRHDIIAVRVLDQRERSIPKLGLVSFVDPETGEHLVVDTTSPQVRRRLEQLLRDHHQAQKDIFKATRTDWIDITPGQDYIPVLRSFFAARKRKMSRR
- a CDS encoding VWA domain-containing protein, which gives rise to MFKDPYFLLLLGFIPLLVLPKRRPQALPFPAFGCLKGAGGSWRTRLIKLPVLLRIGALVLFVLALANPVRTLRTIRYGEGLDVILAIDVSTSMLAEDFTVGNQRQNRLEVVKMVVADFVRKRQDDRIGVVVFGKDPYTLSPLTWDRQWLTQQLQRVEIGMVEDGTAIGAAIVAAANRLKDSPAEEKVIILLTDGVNNVTTVEPALAAQTAAALGIRIYTIGVGSLGPVPYPTTDAFGRTRYVSVQINLDEDLLRHIAEVTGGQYYFAANTEELQEIYEEIDRLEQTPMEIPEYQIQAPLYLYFLLGGLVLLLLEILLRETWLRRIP
- a CDS encoding VWA domain-containing protein; its protein translation is MKMAYPWLLHLFWLIPGLTLLYYAAGKSRKRQLALFGELELLSRSSIDLGQRRFRTTAVLVVLGVFFLVLAAIGPLVGSRPRPVGHGLDLVIALDVSKSMLAQDLKPNRIERAKLAIQELILQLDGDAVGLVVFAGTGFVQAPLTRDYDALLALLQRIDTDMVPVGGTNLQQAIEKAREAFRYGSGDKQVLIIVSDGENHVGEPVAAAKEAAAEGIQVFTLGVGTPEGELIPIEEQGVVTYLKDSTGRIVRTRLDEETLQAVATAGGGQYYHALRGDFGLMRIYEEQVKAQREQGGPETMEPINRYQIPLLVAVLLLGLEVMVAKGRR
- a CDS encoding tetratricopeptide repeat protein, which gives rise to MTVRKAAWLVLVVLCLVGGVLIYWGLRPPEQVRFDQGVRAYEAGDYSQALHHWQESLIDQPGDPVLYYNIGNAHYQQEAYDEAARFYSETPDEGRVEQWRKYNLGNALYRLGETNPSVKLERFAEALEWYKAAIIDDPGDLDAKINYEFVKKQLEEEASNQGDNSQDDGEDPQEEEQDQEGTDEVQEPASSSQSQPQDFGDTDELTYEEALRLLEFLSVPEGEIRSEPQQNWTESQTEYYW
- a CDS encoding protein BatD; this translates as MRRVIWVVALVLLLNATVAAQEIELLVDKLEITLYDTLRLVVRVPGSNTQPKLSLPEWTVSYLGSAYRMTSINGVVEQYTEYTYQLAPKETGVFTIGPIEVVQNGRTLKSGTVVIKVVEGTVQPHPDIFLTLELPKERVYVYEQVPLTLHLYTRLQTENLQWPQIEGEGFVLGQFQDPTVRTETINGRTFQVVSFETTVTFIKSGKQSLGPARIRCEILEETPSRSLFPGFFPTYERRSFVAVSEALTIDVLPVPSPAPAGFTGAIGQFTELHVEVDPRSGVVGDPLTVTFQLVGTGTAQPSDLPAFQSSDDLQVHPVNLREKDDTSWVYEQVVIPKAPLQEIPSLTFWYFDPQRGEYRSLSTAPVPLQLVGEPILSRNTRTAAPGPAVPLGEDIMHIKVSLGELPGSGTGLWVVAASWTLVVGGISLGRHLRQRPRQPKVKPGPDALQQLSALEQQADPGEILPVLQSYLQAKFGLSTPSLTADQIPALFGAQLEPELVARLQELWGTLEQIRYAREKSRDQQLFLMAKELVRELERVG
- a CDS encoding tetratricopeptide repeat protein, translated to MGVGILVLVLLMGLGMPVAAQEPEALFVLANERYLAGDYAGAIEYYEELVDLYPSANVYYNLGNAYYRQGKLGYAILNYQRAQRLAPRDRDIAHNLEYLRSQVPGEQRWEFRHLFEPFTWRELQALLVISYLMLLTAGLLVRKRTAPWKATLVLTGMLLVFAGAGLLVRGLSSPYGVVVEEVAARFAPQLQGTVHFSLPEGALVSILEEQGDWYLIKQQDQRRGWIPKSACELL